In the genome of Oncorhynchus nerka isolate Pitt River linkage group LG27, Oner_Uvic_2.0, whole genome shotgun sequence, the window AAGGGCTGGTGTTGAAGGAGAAGATCTTTGAAGAACAGCCTTGTCTGAAGAGAGACTCCATGCAAATGTTCTTGAAGTGGTACAGCCCTTCCACCTACCTGTTTACTTATCCTAAATGTGTGCTGTCATACAGCAGTCCATGTGGTCATGATCTTGTCCTCATGCTCCATATGCAGTGACATGTCCATTCACTATGTGGAggtggatgaggaggagaccCAGGCCATTGTGGAGGAGGCGATGGATCTGCGACGGCGCAGGCAGGCTCTCTCTGCCCGGGAACCCAAACCAGACCTGGTCCTAGTCCAACCCATCCGCTGTTTCTCGTGAGTCTTCACACTTAATCTTATCTGTTGACAGGTGGATGCACCTCCACTTCTCCTCGTTTAGTTTCACAGGATACAGAGTTGCTGTGAATActtaaacatgtatttattttttgcaaTTTACTCCCTTGCTTTTCACTTTGATTAATGATAGGATTGTTTTAATTGACAAAGCATTTAGCATTGTTATGATTCTCAGGTGGAAGAATGTTGGAGAGAGCCTCCTTGCCATGTACAGACATCAGACAACCTGCGAGCCGCCACGCCCAAGCCTGGGCCGCAGAATTGACCTGTCCCAGTACCGCGACCCCAACTGCCTCCAGGCCTTGCCTCCTGAGCCCTGCCCTCCTGTCAGTGATATTCAGACCATCCCCAGCAGCAGCCCCAGCTCCTCCCTGCCTCCACTTCCTGTCCCTGAGCCATCAGCACtgtcccagcccagccctctggTTCAGATCACACAGAGCCAGACAGTAGAGGTCATTACAACTACAGCCCCCTCTGTTGGTCAGTTGTTTCTTTTCATCTAATTTAGCATGTCAATTCCATTGATTTGCAAGCATTTAGACAACAAAACAAATTGTGTCAGAATGGCTTATTGTATGCTCTgataattaatgtattgtttaaatATCAATTTGTGCCTTCACAGCTATGGACACATCCTTCACtgtgaaggagaaggagaagaaggccCCTAAGAGGAGACGCACAATGGAGGACAGCGGAGACACTGCCAAGCGCCGCTCAGCTCGGGTCAGAAACACAAAGTgcaagaaggaggagaagatcgACTTCCAGGAGCTGCTTTTCAAATACCTACCATCCAGGTATTGTCATGAACCCCAAGGGAACAATAACAACGCAATGCAAATATATTGTTTTGGATGGTGATGAGGCTCTCCTGTTCCACTCAGACTAAAGAAGTTTGACCTTGAGGATGATGACGAGAGCCTGAGTaacctggaagctcagtgtgaaGTTAAGCAGGACTCCCAGCTGCTCCATGGCAACAGCGGCATGCTTTTAGACTCTATTGAATACATGGAATCAGGTACATGTCTTATACAATCCTCTACGTGACTCAAATGCATTAATGTCAAACATCTTATAGGATTTACATGACATTGTCTTTCTTCATCCCCAGAACAAGAGGATGTCCACAACTTCCTGCTCAATAATATGAGCAATGGTGGGATATTAGAGTTGATGATGTGCTATCTGAAAGCGGTGGGTCAGAGGTTCATGGAGGAGTGGCCTCGGGGGCTGACTGCAGTGGTGCTGGAGGTGTATCACAGCTGGAGGAAGCACAGTAGCGGACTGCCCAACCCTCTGCTCCGCGACTGCAGTAATCAACACATACGGGTATGGGACAGCCCAGGGATCTATTGTGACTCTCTCCTGATTTGTTACTTCATCAACAGTGTTTTAAATTGAAGTACCAATGTTTTGTCATCCCACCTATTGCACCTGTCAATCTGTCTGTAAATTAGTTGTAATTGGTGTTTCATGTGCAGGAAATGTTTCTGATGAGCCTATCATGTATGGAGCTTCAGTTGGAGCAATGGTCTCACAGCAAAGGCAAAAATGGTATGTGTCAAACAGATCGCTTTACTTTGGTATTCCTTTATGATGTAACCATATTGGTTGGCTTCTTTTTGAATAACCGTACTGGTATGTTCCTTACTTTTTCTTTTTGTAAAGGGTCGCCGAGAAAGTGCAGTGGGGGCCAGAGCAGTGTTGTGTGTGAAGCAGAGTTCCCAGGGCAGCACTTTGAAGGGGACCTGTTACAGCTGGCCTTGGGATCATCACAGGGGTACTTGTTTGAGGACAACTGGGTGGCCGTGGTGGTACGTGTTTACTGGCTCAAGGCACGCTTCTTGGCCCTGCAGGTAACCTTAACATTCATCCTGTAACCTCATTTACCTATGTTTTCTTTTGCATATTTCCCTTAgcgcttacatttttttttatttttatttaaaaaaagattTTTGCATCATACCGAGTTGACCCCTCCCAATAAATCTCACATATTGATTTTTCTTAGTCATTGAATTGAATCTGATCAACATTTTCTGTTGATGTGATTCATAACATAAGTCTTGTTTTGTGTGCTTGTCTTCTCACAGGGAGACATGGACCAGGCCCTGGAGAGCTATGATGTGTGTACAGACATGCTGCAGAGTCACGCACGGACCACAGAGGAGGACAAGTACACCATCTACCTGCCCAACCTGCGTGTGGATGCAGCCATCTCAgtggaggaggtcagtgaccagTAAAACTAGCACACAAATACCCTATTTGAATAACATGCACTTGGCCCTCACATGTGATCTATTATTTTGTCCAACCATCTCGTTAGAGCATGTAGGTCCCCTGTGACTTTGAGTTTCTTTCTCCAAACGTCATTGACAGATTGATAAGAAGCTGAAGTCTCTGGAGCGTTGTCAGTCCCTGGAGGAGATCCAGCGTCTGTTTGAGTCTGGGGACTATGAGTCTGTGGTGCGGCTGCTGCAGCCCACCCTCAGCTATGGCTCTGGGCGGGTCAAGCCTCTGGAGTTTGTCAGCTCTGTTCCTGAGAGGCCTGCCCAGCTGCTTCTGCTGCAGGTTAGCTTCTGGATTCATACAGCAATAGTTGTACTGTGTTCCGTGTCTTTTATGAGTCTCCTTTTCTAAGAAGCCTTTCTCTGTTTGGCATGGCACTACTTATCAGTGTGCTACCGATGTAGAAAAGGACACGCAGTGTTATTGCTTATCACGTCAGTACATTCTATGAGCATGATGCCATGTACAATAGACAGCCATTGAGCCATTTTTAGATGGATGACATTTTTCCTCTTTTCTCGGCATATCTGTACTCCAGAACTCCCTGTTGAAGCAGAAGGACTATCGTCAGTGTCTGGAGTGCACCGAGGTGGCCCTGAACGAAGCCCTGCAGCAGCTCAACGCTGTCCCAGCCAGCTCTCACTCGGCCAAAGAGGAATGGGTCTCCACCATCACAACACTGCTGGGAGGCATCGAGGTCTGCTTCACAGAGGACCTTCAACTCCTGAGCAACGTCAACCGCTACACCAGCATGGCCCGGCTGGCCAACAACCTCATCCAGGTCAGATGGGGAAACCGGGGAAACACTGACTCTAATGTATCTGGTAGACACAGAGTGTGTTTGGAAACAGAAAATCATATTCAAATGTGTTGTGTGTCTTATCTCCAGCTGATTGACTGCATCATGGTGATCCCAGATGATCCCAAGGAACCTAATTTCTCCTCGGTCCTGCCCTGGATTCTCCTGTACCACATCATCAAACACGAGGAGGCTGCTTTCAACTGCCTGCTTCGCCAGCACATATCAGTAGGGGACGATGAAGGTACGTGGTGGTGGACTACATCATGTTCATAACTGCGAAGATTGTTTAAATCCATGTTGGAAGCCCTAAAATGACTTGTTCCCGTGACCCTCTTCAGAAGACTCTAACACCCCCATGCTGCCCTCATCCTTGATGCTGCTCAACACGGCCCACGAGTATCTGGGCCGCCGCTCCTGGTGCTGCAAGTCAGATGGCGCTCTGCTCAAGTTCTATGTGAGTTGGTCAGCAGGGCTGCGATTGTGTGGACATCCTCTGTCAGCTCAGTTAATTCCCTCTGTTTTGTTTACCTATGATATGGCTTTAATTAGTTTCTAATTGCTTTCAAATTATTTTTCATAGTTTAATCAGGATAGAACGTTACTAGTGTTGTCTTCATGTTCAGGTTTGTGTTCTGGAGAAAGAGCTAGCTGCCTCTAAAGCGGAGGCCACCCATCCCTACAAAGAGGAGTTGGAGATGGCCTTGGAGCAGTGCTTCTACTGCCTGTACGCCTACCCCAGCAAGAAGAGCAAGGCCCGCTATCTAGAGGAGCACTCTGCTCAACAGGTCAAACACCCAGCCCTCTTACAGGGATACTGTGAGATCTGGCATTCAAGCCCTTGTTTTACTTTCGCTGCAAACAGGGAAATAAAAATGGTGTCCACGagtccatctgactctgggtaagtagaacCAGAGCCAGAATGCCAGAATCCAACAGTATCCCTTTCATGTCATATTACTGACTGTCCTTTACCTTTCAATGCCATTCACATTTCTGTCAGGGTTTGTCCTATTGTTTTGAGAGAGGAGAAGCTAATGGAAATCATGTTAAATCATGTGAGATCATGTAATATGTTCAACTGGCTACTAGGTGGCTGTCAATCCGTCATGAGGTTGTTTACACACTGGTACTGGCTTGTAGTGTAACTGATATGCAGTAATTGCATGATGAATAGACTGCTCCTAAGAGACCAGGTTAATTAGTTCATGATTGCAATCCCCGACTAATTAACTACTGGTTGGTCATCCGAGCCATAAGACCCAAGGACTCTACTAGAATGGGTCAAGACATGAGTAAGCAATTTGTGTACTTTCAGGGAATTTTTATGAGATTGATTATCTGGCTGCATCTGATTAAGAATGTACCAGCCAGTGCTGTTAGTCCCTTCTCATGCTAGAGGGAATCACCAAGGTTTCAGTTAGAAGCTGTTTTTCTATCTcagggccatcagactgttaaacagccatcactaacattgagtggctgctgccaacatactgactcatctctagccactttaataattaaaaatggaatgtaataaatatatcactagccacttcaaacaatgccactttatataatgtttacataccctacattactcatctcgtatgtatatactgtactctataccatctactgcatcttgcctatgccgttcggccatcgctcatccatatatttttatgtacatattcttattcattcctttacacttgtgtgtataaggtagttgttgtgacattgttagattacttgttagatattactccatggtcggaactagaagcacaagctttttgctacactcgcattaacatctgctaaccatgtgtatggtgcctgtaatcgaacccacaaatgctgaagctccagacactcaactagtctaaagaaggccagttttattgtttctttaatcagaacaacagttttcagctgtgctaacataattgcaaaaggtgtttctaatgatcaattagccttttaaaatagtGTATGTATGCgttaaaataatataataattatatagatttttttttttaacagtacAATACAAAAAATGTTCTTATCAAAACTAAATGTGCCTATCTTTGGCGTGCAGGTGGAACTCCTGTGGAGCAATGCCCTCTTCATGTTCCAGTACTTCAAGCCCAAGACTCTGCCTGAGTTTGACAGCTACAAGACGAGCACGGTGTCTGCTGACCTGGCCAACCTGCTGAAGAGGATCTCTGGCATTGTGCCCCGAAGTGACACTCCCATCCTCACCATGGATGAGGTGTCAGCCTACATCGAGGGCACGGCTGGGAAGGTCAGTACAGGGCATTTATGAGTCACCAATGCTAATTGCTTCAACCTGGCTTTACATGTTGCCATGGAGAGTGCTTTAGGCCTATAAAGCACATCATGACCATTCATTATAGGTCATGACACTGTACAAGTCATATTATACATTCAAATATGTCTGGTTTACAAATGGAATACTTAATATGTATAAGATTCTAGTTGAAACTCTAAGACTGATGTCAGACCTGACCTTATCAGCATAGTAGATCATGAGGAGATCATCCAGTGGTTCTTCCCACCTAGGAGCCAGTACCTTGCCTTCCTGAGGGGGGCGCTCCAGCACCCCCTGTGGTCAATGAGATCTTCTACCTCCTGGCTGACTACCACTTCAAGAACAAGGAGCAGTCCAAGGCCATCAAGTTCTATATGCATGACATCTGTGTTTGTCCAAACAGGTCAGTTCTGTTCGCTGCTATAGTTCTGTTGTTTTAGTTTAGTATTAACATTTTAAGCAACTCAACATGAATATATGTTGTTATTTTTTACCTTCAAGGTGATTTCTAAATGGTGTGATGTTGATGATTTTCCCTTGGCATGATTCATTCTATGGTTGTAGGTTTGACTCCTGGGCTGGCATGGCACTGGCGAGGGCCAGCCGCATCCAGGACAAGCTCAACTCCAACGAGCTGAAGAGCGATGGCCCCATTTGGAAGCACTCCCTGGCTGTGCTCAACTGCTTTAAGAGGGCCCTGGAGATCAACAGCTCCAACCTGGCTCTGTGGATCGAGTACGGCACCATGTCCTATGCCCTCCACTCCTTCGCCTCGCGTCAAGTCAAACAGTGGAGGAGCGAGCTGCCCCCTGAGGTCGTCAAACAGGTGCAGTGGACAGACCAGTGTATAGAATACTCATAGGCACTGTATTCTGTTGTACTTCTCTAAATGATGTCACACCCTGTCAGTTCCGGTCATCATGTGTCTGAATTAATTGTTTAGTCAATTGATCTGTCGAGGGGAGGTAAATCACTGCTGACAGTATTGGATTTAATGTGTGTTTTTcagatggaggaaaggagagatacAATGCTGGAGACGTCGTCCCAGTGTTTCCAAGGGGCGTCTCGATGTGAGGGGGATAGTGATGAGGAAGAGTGGCTCATCCATTACATGCTGGGGAAGATAGCGGAGAAACGAAAGCAGCCACCCCGGGAATACGTCCAGCTCTACAAACAGGTGCACAGCAGGGGACACTATCTGTGGACTCAAGTGATTCATAGGTCTGCCTTGCAGACTAGATTTGTACAGACTGGGGGAGTCTGAGGGCTCAAAGGAGTAGGTATGTCCATGGAGGCCAGTATGGTGGAAGGGGAGTGATGGGGAAACTGGGAAGTCAGAGGTCAGATGATGcagctctgtctgtatgtctttcACCTCTCCAGACCCAGTCCTTCAATTGTTTAGCTCCATTCTATAACTTCGAATCACTGTGTATCTCTGTTTTGTTTTTCTCTTCTTCCAGTTCGTCTTTTGTAGTGTGTTCTGCTGCTCTGTTATAACAAGTCTAACACGATGTCATCAATTTATTAAGCAATATGTGTGAAAGGCTGATATCTGACCATTGCAAGTTATTGACTATGGTAACCAGTGTTTCATTGTGTGTAACACCCATCAGATGAGATTGAGcagtgtgtctctcctctctttttcttccCACGCAGGCAGCACATTATCTGCATGAGGAGGCTGCCAGATACCCTCGGAAAATACACTACCACAATCCCCCTGACTTGGCTATGGAGGCCCTGGAGGTACACATGCTTCAGACCGGAGGGTTTCTAGCTCCAGTCCCCACTGGGCCATAACATACAGTTGTGCTTTTGCACATGAAGCAACCACTTAAAAAAAAGACAGTTTATTGCTGTATTCATCTAGAACAGTGATATTCAAAGTCGGGGTCGCGGGAGAACTGCAGCGGGGTCACCCCCAAAAATACAATTCAGagtattgtatgggacaatatacaaacgtttttgaaaaataataattagatttttttttatttttttttcatttttatatGAGCTGAACTTGTAATGAATTGAAGGTTATTTGTTGACATATAAAAATCGAAAGTTGGCTATTTACAAGGTtgtgtcattagatttggggtcgGGTGGGGGTCATGACATTTTTGGAAGGGGGGGGTGTCCCCAGAAATTCTGGTGAAAAAAAAACTCCTGAAAAAGTTAGAATAACACTGATCTAGAAGGAATGACATGCAAGTGTCCTTTTTGTGTAGTAATAGATATGTAGAGAGAGTATACCTCATCTTAATAAATCCCTTTGACTCTCTggcatctctctcccccagctgTACTTTCGTCTGTGTGCCACCATCCTAAAGCTGCTGGAGGCTGAGGAACCGGACCTGGAGCACGAGATCTTCTTCAACATCCTGGCTGAGGCAGCCACCGGACCCTTCGCCAGGGGGGAAGAGAAGAGCATGCCCAGGTCCCACGAAAAGTGAGGGGCCTCAACCTTAGCCTGGGATCTATGCTCTTTGTTATGAAACAAGCTCTGTGATTCGCCTACAAATCAAAAGAAAAACATGAAATTCCCCCACTCTAGTCCAACCTTTTGttttgtccccctctctctcacctcaggGAGAAGCCCCTCTTCATGATGGACGAGGACTCCCACTGCTCTGTGTCGTCTGTGTGCGCTGCGGCGGATGTTCATGGGGCCTCCCTCCCCTCCAACGCTGCAGGTCTGACATCACCACCTTACACGGCCACTCCGGTCGACCACGATTACGTCAAACGTAAAACCCTCAGGAGGCAGCAGCAGACGTGGCAGCAGCAGCATGAGGAGGAGCAGCAGGCTGATGGTACAGTCCCAGTCCTAGACGCTGCTTCTGGGCCTCTGGGCCCTTCCTTCACTGGGCTGGGTGAGGAATCTCACTGGGCTGGGGAGTAGTGGTGGTTAGAAGGTTCATCACTATGATGATAATGGCTTTGGTTCCAGTAAGGACCCCATATGCACTGGGTGATTGGGATATCATGGTAAAATGGGCAATATGGCATCTCAGGATATGTGGATATTGTTTTACTGCACTATAAAATCAACAGCGTTTAGTTTAGGCAAACAGGTGTGAAGGTTGAGTTTGGCAGACAGCGTCCAGG includes:
- the LOC115111566 gene encoding LOW QUALITY PROTEIN: calcineurin-binding protein cabin-1 (The sequence of the model RefSeq protein was modified relative to this genomic sequence to represent the inferred CDS: deleted 2 bases in 1 codon), which translates into the protein MIRIAALNAASAAADESEDPLKTKKSRTKEAQEAEAFALYHKALDLQKHDKFEESAKAYHELLKTPLLKEAMPSDDQKVGLKHPGLMLKYSTFKNLASLAALRDDLETAMEFYLEAVMLDSTDVNMWYKIGQVAVRLLRIPLARHAFEEGLQCNPDHWPCLDNLITVLYTLSDYSCCLYFICKALEKDHCYTKGLVLKEKIFEEQPCLKRDSMQMFLKCDMSIHYVEVDEEETQAIVEEAMDLRRRRQALSAREPKPDLVLVQPIRCFSWKNVGESLLAMYRHQTTCEPPRPSLGRRIDLSQYRDPNCLQALPPEPCPPVSDIQTIPSSSPSSSLPPLPVPEPSALSQPSPLVQITQSQTVEVITTTAPSVAMDTSFTVKEKEKKAPKRRRTMEDSGDTAKRRSARVRNTKCKKEEKIDFQELLFKYLPSRLKKFDLEDDDESLSNLEAQCEVKQDSQLLHGNSGMLLDSIEYMESEQEDVHNFLLNNMSNGGILELMMCYLKAVGQRFMEEWPRGLTAVVLEVYHSWRKHSSGLPNPLLRDCSNQHIREMFLMSLSCMELQLEQWSHSKGKNGSPRKCSGGQSSVVCEAEFPGQHFEGDLLQLALGSSQGYLFEDNWVAVVVRVYWLKARFLALQGDMDQALESYDVCTDMLQSHARTTEEDKYTIYLPNLRVDAAISVEEIDKKLKSLERCQSLEEIQRLFESGDYESVVRLLQPTLSYGSGRVKPLEFVSSVPERPAQLLLLQNSLLKQKDYRQCLECTEVALNEALQQLNAVPASSHSAKEEWVSTITTLLGGIEVCFTEDLQLLSNVNRYTSMARLANNLIQLIDCIMVIPDDPKEPNFSSVLPWILLYHIIKHEEAAFNCLLRQHISVGDDEEDSNTPMLPSSLMLLNTAHEYLGRRSWCCKSDGALLKFYVCVLEKELAASKAEATHPYKEELEMALEQCFYCLYAYPSKKSKARYLEEHSAQQVELLWSNALFMFQYFKPKTLPEFDSYKTSTVSADLANLLKRISGIVPRSDTPILTMDEVSAYIEGTAGKEPVPCLPEGGAPAPPVVNEIFYLLADYHFKNKEQSKAIKFYMHDICVCPNRFDSWAGMALARASRIQDKLNSNELKSDGPIWKHSLAVLNCFKRALEINSSNLALWIEYGTMSYALHSFASRQVKQWRSELPPEVVKQMEERRDTMLETSSQCFQGASRCEGDSDEEEWLIHYMLGKIAEKRKQPPREYVQLYKQAAHYLHEEAARYPRKIHYHNPPDLAMEALELYFRLCATILKLLEAEEPDLEHEIFFNILAEAATGPFARGEEKSMPRSHEKEKPLFMMDEDSHCSVSSVCAAADVHGASLPSNAAGLTSPPYTATPVDHDYVKRKTLRRQQQTWQQQHEEEQQADATPEHDHDYCLPRSPMWLASLNERSQDSVVVMLSDSNSTQDAFTDPASSQDSSHAKLQSQSGKGSTSSSENTTPIKEGQPTVEDTGSHGGRSIEGGTVILLEDKEQVQEVEDTMSVTVPEADAQKPTIDPCPHALPVPSTPPKLVHSPGHPQTPTPQATPQTPASDGKSRHQRWPEPPPEVVEVPKALPAERTEQRHMLVEMCVRALFLCLSRFPQHYKSLYRLAFFYTNSKTQQNLRWARDVLLGSSVPWQQLKHMPAQGLFCERNKTNLFNGIWRIPVDEIDRPGSFASHMNRSIVLLLEVLSQLKDHDTLLKVSFMLQRTPDQGKKYLRDVDRQVLAQRAFFLAVKVLEDNLNKLTGVSAQPSMDEMTTTDTSNRPSAEDRSQALPKKPGLTEGTQVNAPGHDSGLQEPPQAQPALLTIDGDRGDQQQGTPCGKVEAAAGEGARAGPEEPMELDTGHWGRPSKTTDSQGSQPDTESHRTVLEPGEKVAVSNRAPELSLEDLSISSRQQQLQGLVVKGPVSASGAELGQAQGPLRRPSRKRKLLDDVESGKTLLMDAYRAWQQGQKVVTYNLGRIEKIMSETYMHIKQVDEDVALDQAVKFCQIQMATSAQRQSASDAPTTPKYSKDHRDIFFPASLPTPVLLSHAACHPLSVQDSQAKLQYEPLGKVPRPPASGSHEHCQPQHRRAPLPIHPASTMAFHPQTEEREEPPEGLSYRQQESHLCQQMKLATVSPGQEAAGWYHDEPASCSATQPCSDQQLYGSIEQSKMSDPSRIRSRIPPNMPKLFIPSTVTKFPPEITVTPPTPTLLSPKGSISEETKQRLKNVILSSQSAATVKKETLSQPALEVQETSSQESSLESESDDGDEEDDYMDI